The DNA segment CCAGGTGGCCGGGCGCGCTCCCGCCGGCGGCCAGCTCGGCCGCCCTCGCCGCATGCGCCCCGGCCCCGAGGATGTGCTTGACCTGCGTGGGCTTGGCCAGCGGGTGCAGATAGGCGGCCCCGGCCGCGGCCATCGCCGCCCGCGCGGCCTCCCCCGCGGCCTCCGTGTGGGCCGCCTGGGCCGCCTTGAGCGCCGCCCAGGCGGTGTCGCGCAACGCCTTCCCCCGCTTCCCGCCGCGCGCGAACGCCCAGGCGGCCGCGATGGCCTCCCGGGGCCGGGCGTCCTCGGGCCGATCGGCCTCGAAGACAGCGAGCACGGTCTCGGCGGAGCCCGCCGCGAACGCGGCGACCGCCCGCAGATCCTCCGTGCTCAGCGCGACCTCGGCGCTCATCGCCCCTCTTCCGGCGCGGACCGCCGGTCGGCGAGCCGGTCCTGATCGGCGGTGTTCCCGGTACGGGCCTCGGTGCGGCGGCCCCGTTCCAGGTAGTCCCGGACGATCAGCTCGACCGCGTCCTGCGGACTCTTCGTACCGGCCAGCAGCATGACCTCGATGGCCAGATCGGCGTCGAGACTGACGGTGACTCTCGCCATTCCCCTCCTCAGCAGGCTCCCCGGAGCAGCGTATCCAGATCGGGCCGCGTCGTCGGCGCTCATGCGACAGGTGCGGGGGTGTGGGTGCCGGTGGCGCCCCGGGCGAGGGCCCGCCGTGCCCGTGCCAGCCGGTCGACCGCCTCGGTCAGCCGGCCGGGCGGGAGGGTGTAGGGCAGCCGGATGTTGCGTTCGAACGCGCCGCCGATGCCGAAGCGTGGGCCGGCGGCGACGGTCACTCCGTGGTCCGGCGCGATCGCCGCCAGCCGTGAGCTGATGGGCTCGGGGAAGGTCGCCCACAGGGTGAAGCCGCCGTCGGGCCGGCGGGTGCGGACCTCGGGCAGGTGCTCGGCGAGCGCTTCGCAGAGTGCGTCGCGTTGGGATCGCAGTCGGCGGAGCGTGCCGGGGCGCCGGGTCCGGTGCTCGTTCAGGAGCACGGCGGTGGCCAGCTGTTCGACGACCGGGGTGCCGAGGTCCGTGGCGTGCCGGGTCTGCTGGACGCGTTCGAGGAGGGACGGGGTCGCCCTGATCCAGCCGATGCGCAGGCCGCCCCAGATGCTCTTGGAGACCGAACCGACGCTGATCGCGGTCGGCATGTGCAGCGCGAAGGGTTCCGGGGCCGCCCCCTCCAGGG comes from the Streptomyces seoulensis genome and includes:
- a CDS encoding putative immunity protein: MSAEVALSTEDLRAVAAFAAGSAETVLAVFEADRPEDARPREAIAAAWAFARGGKRGKALRDTAWAALKAAQAAHTEAAGEAARAAMAAAGAAYLHPLAKPTQVKHILGAGAHAARAAELAAGGSAPGHLERTARRAAPGVLDVLNRYPSAPDGGGRVGELTRLLDTALRTRPRG